From the Opisthocomus hoazin isolate bOpiHoa1 unplaced genomic scaffold, bOpiHoa1.hap1 HAP1_SCAFFOLD_123, whole genome shotgun sequence genome, one window contains:
- the LOC142359653 gene encoding C-type lectin domain family 2 member D-like, with amino-acid sequence MTVVWQEDKTSGSTASLVGFSAPSEQDVDSCGGETTSMLGLEKVFDAAEKPLANGPTGVQEGYDEETAALQDVGASPPQEMPGDRDRRARDGVLGKLRVVRPVRVVVLFVLVAVLLGLTAALTAAVVVLSAGRAEERPAAVLGCPDDWVGHRRVCFYLSTAEGSWDWSQQQCSALGASLVVLRREWEMGFLSRLKGNDDYWLGLRRRGEGLRWVDGSSFNQTFPVHGEGECVYLNDHFVASSSCSQHRPYACSKPQAAMGQR; translated from the exons ATGACAGTTGTCTGGCAAGAGGATAAAACATCTGGATCTACGGCATCGCTGGTCGGGTTCTCTGCACCCTCCGAACAGGATGTTGACAGCTGTGGGGGTGAAACCACATCCATGCTTGGACTGGAAAAGGTTTTTGATGCAGCGGAGAAGCCTCTGGCAAACGGCCCTACTGGTGTCCAGGAGGGTTACGATGAGGAAACCGCGGCTCTCCAGGACGTGGGGGCATCCCCTCCCCAAGAGATGCCGGGGGACAGAGACAGACGAGCACGCGACGGCGTTCTGG GCAAGCTCCGCGTGGTCCGTCCCGTGCGTGTCGTGGTGCTGTTTGTGCTCGTGGCTGTGCTCCTGGGTCTCACCGCAGCTCTGACCGCGGCTGTTGTGGTGTTGTCAG cgGGAAGAGCTGAGGAGCGTCCGGCTGCGGTGCTGGGCTGTCCCGATGACTGGGTCGGGCACCGCAGGGTCTGCTTCTACCTCTCGACGGCGGAGGGGAGCTGGGACTGgagccagcagcagtgctccgcgCTCGGGGCCTCGCTGGTCGTGCTGCGGCGGGAGTGGGAGATG GGGTTTCTGTCGCGCCTGAAGGGCAACGATGATTATTGGCTGGGGCTGCGGAGACGGGGCGAGGGCCTGCGGTGGGTGGACGGCAGCAGCTTCAACCAGAC GTTCCCAGTTCACGGGGAAGGAGAATGCGTGTACCTGAACGACCATTTTGTGGCGAGTTCCAGCTGCTCGCAGCACCGGCCGTACGCCTGCAGCAAGCCCCAGGCTGCCATGGGACAGAGGTGA
- the LOC142359654 gene encoding C-type lectin domain family 2 member D-like, protein MTVVWQEDKTSGSTASLVGFSAPSEQDVDSCGGETTSMLGLEKVFDAAEKPLANGPTGVQEGYDEETAALQDVGASPPQEMPGDRDRRARDGVLGKLRVVRPVRVVVLFVLVAVLLGLTAALTAAVVVLSAGRAEERPAAVLGCPDDWVGHRRVCFYLSTAEGSWDWSQQQCSALGASLVVLRREWEMGFLSRLKGNDDYWLGLRRRGEGLRWVDGSSFNQTFPVHGEGECVYLNDHFVASSSCSQHRPYACSKPQAAMGQR, encoded by the exons ATGACAGTTGTCTGGCAAGAGGATAAAACATCTGGATCTACGGCATCGCTGGTCGGGTTCTCTGCACCCTCCGAACAGGATGTTGACAGCTGTGGGGGTGAAACCACATCCATGCTTGGACTGGAAAAGGTTTTTGATGCAGCGGAGAAGCCTCTGGCAAACGGCCCTACTGGTGTCCAGGAGGGTTACGATGAGGAAACCGCGGCTCTCCAGGACGTGGGGGCATCCCCTCCCCAAGAGATGCCGGGGGACAGAGACAGACGAGCACGCGACGGCGTTCTGG GCAAGCTCCGCGTGGTCCGTCCCGTGCGTGTCGTGGTGCTGTTTGTGCTCGTGGCTGTGCTCCTGGGTCTCACCGCAGCTCTGACCGCGGCTGTTGTGGTGTTGTCAG cgGGAAGAGCTGAGGAGCGTCCGGCTGCGGTGCTGGGCTGTCCCGACGACTGGGTCGGGCACCGCAGGGTCTGCTTCTACCTCTCGACGGCGGAGGGGAGCTGGGACTGgagccagcagcagtgctccgcgCTCGGGGCCTCGCTGGTCGTGCTGCGGCGGGAGTGGGAGATG GGGTTTCTGTCGCGCCTGAAGGGCAACGATGATTATTGGCTGGGGCTGCGGAGACGGGGCGAGGGCCTGCGGTGGGTGGACGGCAGCAGCTTCAACCAGAC GTTCCCAGTTCACGGGGAAGGAGAATGCGTGTACCTGAACGACCATTTTGTGGCGAGTTCCAGCTGCTCGCAGCACCGGCCGTACGCCTGCAGCAAGCCCCAGGCTGCCATGGGACAGAGGTGA